GGCATCAGGGAGGCCTGCTGAGGCATATACGAAATATGTCCCCGGCTCCCGGTTACTTGCTTGCCGTCAATCCAGACTTCACCGCCCGTTGGTTGTTCCAATCCGCCAATCAGCTGGAACAACGTTGTTTTTCCGCTTCCGGAGGGACCGATAATGGAGACGAATTCGTTCTCGGCAATGGTAAGCGACAGGCCGTTCAGTACGTTTTTCCGGCCTGCATCAAAGCTTTTGCGGATCCCTTTTAGTTCAAGCGCCGGAGCTGTCATGCTCCTCCCCCTCCTTTCGCCGGACGCCACCGGATGACTAGTCTTTCGATGAGAGCAACCAGACCAAATAAAGCAAGGCTCAGCGCCACGATCAGAAAGACGGATGCAAATACCCTCGCCGGCTCATAACCTTTGGATGACAGAATCATATAATGGCCTAATCCTTTGTCAGCCCCGAGCCACTCCGCAACAACGGCGCTTAGAACGGCATACGAAGCAGCGATTTTGAGGCCCGAGAATAAGTGCGTAACGGCATTGGGCAACTCGAGCCGCGTAAACAGCTGCCAATCCCCCGCTCCAATCATCCGCATATAATTGCGAAGGGTTGGATCAGTATCCTTGAAGCCATTCAACATGGCAACGGATACGGGGAAGAAACAAACGATCCAGACTAAAATAAGCTTGGGCAGAACACCGTAACCCAGCCAAATCGTAAGAATCGGGCCAATCGCGATGACCGGCACGTTCTGTGTTACGACAAGCAGCGGATAGACCGCCCTCCGGACAAATGGAATAAGATGCAGAATAGCAGCAATTATGATTCCGGCTGCTGCTCCTCCGCCAAATCCGATGAGCGCCAGCTCCACCGTTGCCCAGGCATTGTCCATTAGGCGATGCCAGACGTCAAACATCTCTTTTACGATAGAAGTCGGCGAAGGCAGCTGCCACTCGGGTACAACGCCGCTATCAACCGACAGCTGCCAACTGGCAAGGATAAAGATAACGAGAAGCAGAGAAGGCCAGACTGCGTGATACCAGCCTTTATTGCCCATCCGGATACTTCTCCAACAGCCGGCCCATGGAAGCCCCGTTAGCCGGATTGAAATAAATTTTCACCTGCGAGATAACGGACGGACAGCCCATCTCGGTCATAGCTTCATTCATGGTTTGCACGATTTCGAACAATTGCGGGAGTTCGCCCTCCATCGTTGTCTCCAGAGGCGCTACCCGGTAAGGGACACCCGATGCCTTAATAATCTCGATTGCGCGGTCCACAAACGGAATAACGCTTTCCCCGTTTGGCGTTGTTGGCAGAATTTGAATACTTACAAGCGCGTTGGCC
This region of Paenibacillus sp. JDR-2 genomic DNA includes:
- a CDS encoding thiamine-binding protein, translating into MANALVSIQILPTTPNGESVIPFVDRAIEIIKASGVPYRVAPLETTMEGELPQLFEIVQTMNEAMTEMGCPSVISQVKIYFNPANGASMGRLLEKYPDGQ
- a CDS encoding ABC transporter permease, with the translated sequence MGNKGWYHAVWPSLLLVIFILASWQLSVDSGVVPEWQLPSPTSIVKEMFDVWHRLMDNAWATVELALIGFGGGAAAGIIIAAILHLIPFVRRAVYPLLVVTQNVPVIAIGPILTIWLGYGVLPKLILVWIVCFFPVSVAMLNGFKDTDPTLRNYMRMIGAGDWQLFTRLELPNAVTHLFSGLKIAASYAVLSAVVAEWLGADKGLGHYMILSSKGYEPARVFASVFLIVALSLALFGLVALIERLVIRWRPAKGGGGA